In a single window of the Papaver somniferum cultivar HN1 chromosome 8, ASM357369v1, whole genome shotgun sequence genome:
- the LOC113302466 gene encoding cytochrome P450 86B1-like has product MKSREPMISIFEYWSVILLNVRFSHFVLALILLFIVRALTQRLTNKGPMIWPLMGVIPSVLLNINDVFNYFAEYLNQCGGTFAIRATCMDRFCGIMTVDTSSIEYILKTNFVNYHKGEAFIDLFSDVFGNGFFVADGETWKDQRLALTSVMHTFWFIESSHSVIQDLVHQKLLKLINKSVKLDKLTDLQDLLLRFTSDNIYITTFGIDPGCLAIELPDVPFVTAFERAADLSYYRVFTPTFIWKTLRFFSVGPEKKLKEAVRIVHKSVSEIVKNRRIDLHKSGSVNDRSDVLSRLVIMKDPEDKQNLNDRFSDDMLRDLCLSFILAGRDTTSVALAWFFWLINKHPHVENLILNEIKVTISHRKCDSKNINEIVFTADELKKMVYLEAALSETLRLYPSVPHDIKEAREDDVLPNGTAVKKKDLIVYSMYSIARTEAIWGKDCREFKPERWIKNGKSVVESQFKFLAFNGGPRLCVGKQFAYIQMKMVAASILLRYSVKVVEGQTVVPKVKTTLYMKNGLLVNFKPRLEHTFGSSTHKESGFPQEAM; this is encoded by the coding sequence ATGAAGAGCAGAGAACCGATGATATCCATCTTCGAATACTGGTCAGTGATACTGTTAAACGTAAGGTTCTCTCACTTTGTTTTAGCTTTGATACTTCTCTTCATTGTCCGCGCTTTAACTCAGAGACTAACGAACAAAGGTCCCATGATATGGCCGCTCATGGGTGTAATACCATCGGTTTTACTCAACATTAACGATGTGTTCAATTATTTCGCTGAATATTTGAATCAATGCGGAGGAACGTTTGCCATCCGAGCGACTTGCATGGATCGCTTTTGTGGAATCATGACTGTAGATACTTCCTCCATCGAGTACATTTTGAAAACGAACTTCGTAAATTATCACAAGGGAGAGgcttttatagatttgttttctgATGTTTTTGGGAATGGTTTTTTTGTTGCTGATGGGGAAACATGGAAAGACCAAAGGCTTGCATTAACATCAGTTATGCACACTTTTTGGTTTATAGAGTCTTCTCATTCAGTCATACAAGATCTGGTGCACCAAAAACTTTTAAAGTTGATAAATAAGTCTgtaaaattagataaactcacAGATCTACAAGATTTGCTACTTCGATTCACGTCTGACAATATCTACATCACTACATTCGGCATTGATCCAGGGTGTTTAGCCATTGAACTTCCAGATGTTCCTTTTGTTACGGCTTTCGAGAGAGCTGCAGACCTCTCATATTACAGGGTGTTCACTCCTACATTTATATGGAAGACACTGAGATTCTTCAGTGTTGGAccagagaagaaactcaaggaagCCGTCAGAATAGTGCACAAGTCTGTTTCGGAGATTGTTAAAAACAGAAGGATCGATCTCCACAAATCAGGTTCTGTAAATGATCGGTCCGACGTATTATCGAGGCTCGTAATTATGAAAGACCCGGAGGATAAACAAAACTTGAATGATAGATTCAGTGACGACATGCtaagagatttgtgtttaagCTTTATTCTAGCTGGCCGAGACACAACTTCAGTGGCACTAGCATGGTTCTTCTGGCTCATAAATAAACATCCACATGTAGAAAACCTAATTCTCAACGAGATCAAAGTAACTATAAGCCACAGGAAGTGTGACAGCAAAAACATAAACGAAATTGTGTTTACAGCGGATGAGCTAAAGAAAATGGTGTATCTTGAAGCTGCTCTATCAGAAACATTGAGGCTCTATCCATCTGTACCACACGATATCAAGGAGGCTAGAGAGGATGATGTATTGCCCAATGGTACTGCTGTTAAAAAGAAAGACTTAATAGTCTACTCCATGTACTCCATTGCCCGAACTGAAGCTATATGGGGTAAAGACTGCAGGGAGTTTAAGCCAGAAAGGTGGATAAAGAACGGGAAGTCAGTGGTGGAGAGCCAGTTCAAATTCCTGGCATTTAATGGAGGACCCAGATTGTGTGTGGGGAAGCAGTTCGCTTACATTCAGATGAAAATGGTGGCTGCTTCAATCTTGCTAAGATACTCAGTTAAGGTTGTTGAAGGCCAAACAGTTGTTCCAAAAGTGAAAACTACACTGTACATGAAAAATGGGTTGTTAGTGAATTTCAAGCCTAGGTTGGAGCATACCTTTGGAAGCAGCACCCACAAGGAATCTGGATTCCCCCAAGAAGCCATGTAA